The sequence TCAGCTTCAAAAACAACTGTCTACATAATGTTTGGTTGTGGTACACCAGTAACGGCGACAGTGTTCGTTAATCAAGGTCGTTTCCAATCATTTTTACCAGCGTACGTTGCTGATGTGCGATTTGCAATAGAAAATTGAGATAGGATGTCCGTCGTGAGAGATTCCAATCGCGATCTGGTAGTTCCCACATATTCACTGGGTCCTTTCCTTTCATTGACGTCGCTCAACGTCGGGTGTTTGAGTGGATGGAAATGGTGCTGCTAATTTACAACAACAGCGTATTGATGAGTCATTACTATGAGACATGGTCTTTGCTAAATCTGTGCATGAAAAATGTTGTGATTTTTACATCGGATAGAAAAACCGAGAgaagagcaacatttttttagTCAATGGGAACTTAAATAGTGTAGAAAGGGTAGAAAGctattagtgttcattaaacactttcacagttattaactgtgttGTTTCTAAGAAAAGATAtgttagttacaagataaagattgtcgcttcggttccctttgttctgctgtccgaaacatgtgtggtaccaaaCTGACAAATCGTATGTAGGGGTacctggggtaatatgcacccctgGGGAAAAACCaccttttggcatttttagcaatgttccagggattttatatttttttaagccaTGTTGCCATTTTTGCGTGAGTATATCacgaagctaacacgatgatgatatagaaaatttcctagatTGGGACCGGGAACTGAACTCAGGCACCTCCACCACCTCCTGATTTTTTTGGTTTAAAACAATAGATTGCTAGACAAAAATGCAAGGTAGTAGGTATTTGTTTTCGCGATGAGTGGTTTGATTTACAATATTTGCCAACCACCTGATAAGCACAAGTTTAAACCTTTTCAAGTTGTTTGAGCTTTGCCGTGCCAGCAAGTATGAATTTTTAATTCCACTCCATGTCTACAAAGTTAAATCGCTGCACAGTGCAATAGCTGACTGATCTGTCGTCAGCACCAATACTACCGGAACAATAATGATTGTACTCACTGATGCTTCTACACACTCAAAAGATGATGACAATTATTCCGGAGCAATGCACGCATCACAGTGCAGCAGTCGGAGCAGCACGGTGGGGGCTATTATTGGATGTTACTACGGAGACGACACTAGAAGTCGGAAAATTGTCCTCTGAAAGTATGTACGTGATCACCAGTTTATGGATGCGTTAGCGCAGATCAGACTGGATGTTGTATCAGACTGGATGTTGTAGTGTTGAACATGAATAAATCtctggtacttattcaaaaggacgcatgtgattttgtaaacaaagattcaaacgtcgatttctCTAATCTGTTAGCCCTACCagaaatatgaatcatttttacCCTATTTTCACCCTAAAATCCAGACAATACAAATCTTTgtattgtaccgaaaggctatatgatcactccaaaaccgaaccgaaccaaaatactatttcttatgcccaaaacacgctaaaaatattcatttattcaaTATCTTTTGCTGCTtcggggctgtccatataccacgagGACAATTCAGGAGAAGGAGAGATATTGCAAATGTCCACGGtcacacatttttgaaaatttatatgggCAACTCCACGTTAGGGAGAGGGGTATCGAAAGCTGATCAAAATGTATTCACCTGATGCTGATATATGGACAgtttgttcgtaattattgaaTTCTCGTATACCGAAATAATCGGCACTGGAGTGCATAATTGCATTTTTCAAGAAATACTtaaacaaatgtaaaaaaattgaaatgtgtcGCTATCCCATACTTTTTTGCTAAATAAATAACCGACAACTATTGAGCCCCGTAACGCATCCATGACtatagtattttttttacccttttctCGTTCGCAGATGATGGCTGGTGATCACATGACAGTCGATGGCCTTCAGCAGATGCAGATGCAGATACCTCAGGACTTCACGATGCCCCCGCCAACGACTGTGCCGCCCCACTGGGCGCTACGTAATCCCGTGTTCCAGGTGGGACTAGATGTGAGTGCACCCCATGCTACTTACTCTTCTAGATCTCCCCGTACTTCTCCTTCACCAATGTTCCAAACCTCCCCCGTCATCATGAACACCACCACCAACAGCAACCCCACCAACATcctaccaccaccaccatcacaaCCAAACAGTTCCATCCCTTTGCTGAGTCTCAGTCTCGGTCGGATGGGCTTCTGAAATACGCTACCCGCTGATATTCTTTTTCAGACTTCATTTCCGCCTCCATCCTCGTCGCCACATCTGAGCAATCCATCGTCACCGATCCACAGCCGCACGGCCAGTCCGACGCGAATCCCGACTAGCAGTGTTCAGCACCGAATCAGTCGAAATCAACAACCAACTCCGAGCGAACAGCAGCAACAACGTCAGCATCACCCTCAGCATACGCATCCCCAAGACCACCGGGATCAGCGGGAAAGTCAGCAGCAagcgcagcagcagcagcagccgatAAAATCAGTTGATGAGGTAAGTCAATCTGAATCATGCTATTAATTAGGCTTAGATTAActtgacatttttttcgttgTTACAGTCATTACTATTGGATCAAACAACAGCTCTGACTCAGCTGCAGCAGCTGCGCAATGGTTTCAGGCCAAGCCATAACACGCTGCCCCGCCAATCGAACAAACAAAGCTATGTCAATCAGATTCAGTACCATCATCAACAGCAGCAAGCAcatcaacaacagcagcagtcgAACTTCCACGGTACAAATCCGGGCTTGGGGTTAGCGTACCCGATGAATAATCTAAGTCTGATTGATCTGACGCAAAAATCCAGCAGTGATTCTGGCAGTTCGGCAGGAGACATGTCTCCACCGGAGACTCCTGGATTGAACACGACACCATCGAACAACATCGGGGGATTGATCCGGAGTAGGTCGTCGAATCTGGGCAGGATTAACGGGCGTCCGGACAAGCAACAGCAATTAGGTAGTTCTGTGATATATAATCAGACGGTAGCGCAGCAGCAAGCGGCGGTCCAGTCCCAGCAGCAGGTTCAAACGCAGCCACAGTTCGTCGGCGGTAGTAACGATATAATGGTAACATCAGCAACACAAAATTTAATTAGtaatagtaataataataacaatactatGAATATTAGCAATGGAAATAACAATAGCGTAGTGTCAAACGCTCTGTTGATAGGAGCCCCGACGCAATCGGCCGGAGGTGCGAACCTAGTATTGGGCTCTCAACCACAGTTCCCAGCTCCCTATCCACCATATCATACGGCGCATTTGGCAACGCGGCCTGCTCTCATTTCGACCCATGGGGCAACAACCCTTCCGCCGGGTACTGCATTCCGATCGCCAGCGGCTGCTTATCACACGATGCAACACAATGGAGAGATTATTTATCCCTATCCCACACAGGTTGCAACCGTCGGAGGGGGCGCTCCGTTGACCTTTCTACCAACTGCGTCAGCGTCTGTAGTTAGCAGCACTCAGTCCCTGCAAACAATCCGATCAGCTGGAACGTCGCAACCACCTCCACAAACACCTCAACAGCAGGTCCAGTCCGTTCAACAGCCCCCGCTAATACAGCAAAAAGTGCCCACAGCCTACACGCCACCTGCCATTGTTGCTGCTGTTCCTCTCCCGCATCCTCCGAGTGCAACGACCCCAACTGGAATGTACTCCGCCCTGTCATGCTTCAACTGTGGCTCTCAAAAACATACAGGTTTAGACTGCCAGGAAGCTTCAATGGAGGATGTAACTCGGAATTCGGTCTACAAACTCGACTACAATGCAGCTACCGCTCAGCAGCTAGCCGCTGCAATAGCTGCCGGTGCGATACCGGGAACAAACCCGGCCAATGCCATGGCCCTTGTTGCCGTCGCCGGTGTACCATCATCTACATCACCCCCTTCGTCCGTTTCGGTAGCATCCCTACCATTGTCAGCTGTATCATCTGCTGCCTCATCGGCGTCTTCTTCGTCGTcatcgtcttcttcttcatcatctTCGTCTTCTTCGTCGCTTACATCCTCGTCAGTCTCGTCTTCAACGACGACTCTGCCACTACCGCCACCACCACAACAACACGGACCCAATCTTATtagcagtagtagtagtaaCAATAGCTCGCTAGACGCCTCCACATCTGTATCAACACAAACAATAAATAATCAAACGGATAGCAGTAGTAGTAGTACTATTAGTAAGTGATCATCAATCTAAACTAATcttataaaaagaaagaaaaaaaaaacatattctaTAAGAAGAAAAACTAATTAAAAGTAAATAGTATACTCTGCAAAAAGATTAAAAAGTCTAAAAAAgatatagaaaacaaaaaaacacacaTGCCGAAAGAGTCAGTTAGTTAAAACGGGACacaaaattagcaaaaaaaaaacaaaacaaaaaaaattggaacaattttaCTATTATGGTTATTACGAACAAAACCGGGAACTGACAGTGTGATGTTTAGTGAATGTTTATTAGTGTTGGCTTTCAGAACGTGCTCCTACCAGCAAATATCTGGAATGATCGGATGAAGTTGTATTcatacaagaaaaaaaaaactaaaataaataccATAAAACGGGAACTTAATCTGTTAGCGCAGGCTTTTGGAAAGATGTgtgccattttttttacaaatctaTTGTATTTTAACCCTAGACACGCAAGTACGATGGATGAAAACACAATATACACACACAGTGAGTACGTCAGGACACAGGGTGAACAAATTCTAATCGAATCATACGTTGCATGATGCAGCgcaaggaatttttggaaagacAATATGCTTTGTTGATAGGGGTAGGGGCACGCATTTGGGAAGGGCATCTTATTTATTAAGACCAAGCATCAACCACTCTAAGCAGTCGTCAGGTTTTCCTTGTTTTGTGTGTAGGACGAATCCAATAACCTTGTactcaaaatatttatttttttatatatttcccTATTTTTTGTATATTGCCACATATTATATTAGCAACCTgagcttttttttgtttcgtaaAGTTTTTGAGTTATTAGGGGTAGCCTACTTATCAATTATTAAGCTGTAAGTACTCTGCTCTGCGGGCAGGTGAAAATGTAAACAAGATCACGATCAACTTTTTAAATGTTTATTTAAATGTAGTTATGATCTAATGTAATATTGTGTAAATGTACTTGTTGATACGGTTAAGATACATtccttttgttttattttatgtcGATCAATTTCCCCTCTTCCACTTTGCTCATGATTTTTGCGGTGtataatttcctattttatgtTATGCTAAAGTTTACAATTCAGttgatgaaattaaatttaGAAATGAGTTGTTTTACCATTTTggttgtattattttttttgtatgcggCTCAAATTCATAACAAATCTAAAAGAGTGTTGTGCTTCCTGATTGCTCATGAAATTGTTGCCGTATGTAGCTGCACCACGTAGCCGAAACGTACGACATTTATGATGATTATTGTGCCAATCCTCAATGGCATggacagagattttttttttttgaatcctTCGATCGCCAAACAACTATTTTTCAGTCAGTGATAACTCGAAAGTATATCAATATGCTCTACAGATTATAATTTAGTGTTCTTTCGTGGCGTTTACACAGATGTTTCAGGTACATTTATATGTTATATGGGTCCAAGAGTAGCAGGAGGCCGACAAACCGTCGTCCCAAACGCTTATATAAGATCTTCGTTTAGATCAATTTTTATAACACCGTCTTGTGAGGGTTTTAGAAATTGGGCAATCCACTTCCAGtatgcattgatgacagatgaTGCAAATGTACCGTTTGTTTTAGAAACTGCATAATGTGACATTACATTACGTATTACAAAGcacaaaaaaaacaatttttggtCGCATATGTATTATTTTTTCCGTTTGTTTAACAAACTACATATGTATACACGCAATTACAACTACTGTTTGCAGTTTTCAAACTGGAAGATACTCAGGATGTTGAGTTTAATCTGTTtcaaagatacaaaaaaaaaaatcaatgccgatttgttcaaaaacagttttttgttgttttctcggaattgtgtaaaattgatcatacagtttctcaaacaaatgattcaattatcaTCTGTATAACGGTTCGGTGGTCGCCATTGATTAGTGaacagcaggccatgactttgcctctttcctcaCCGGGCAACCAACGGGGTTGCAAGCTCCATAAGAAACCACACAATCGACCGAACCAACGTATAGTTCGTTCGGCGCAATGCGgccacacatttggcgatcATGCCAGGTTGTTGTTCCTGAAATTATTGTTTCGtaagtaggggagactggggagtCTTGAtctccttttctgatttccgatgtcttcttattggcattacatccccacactgggacagagccgcctcgcagcttagtgttcattaagcacttccacagttattaactgcgaggtttctaacttACCAttttcgagacaatttccaatccgaaaattacctagaccggcaccggggatcgaacccagccaccctcagcatggtcttgctttgtagccgcgcgtcttgccgtacggctaaggagggccctgtatgtatcacagccaaaaataaataaacatacgcgatttccacacagactccctaagaaatataatatttaactttactgatgtatgacagtctttaaattattgttgttattgatacacaatcgattttttggagtgctgtcaaaaattgacttttaaaatattcgggggaaattgcccctctccaagaacttgctttgataaaattagaaaggcgctctcagattttttaaatatgtttacttcaaaatacgcggaatgtTCGAAATGCTGTGCGAATACGTgaatgatttttgttattgaataccgtgctgtgcccttattccaatcagcACCTAATTCCGTTTGTCtaaaaacaacagaaaaatatCCTTGTACTTTTCTATGGTTATGTATGCATGAAATGATATAAAAACCAGCGTCATTTTTTGCGATTAAtagtaaaaatttaaacaaaatttgttggtcgtcactacgagcgccattttgactgttttcattaacccacttactaagaacgtctgtcataatatttaagcatttttaagtgaaaatttgCCCTGGATTTCAAACACAGCAGCATAAGAAGACAAAACAGATAACATTATAGCGTATTACCAAATTGTTGCTTGTATTTTCCCAATATAAAatgctgaaaagtgaaaaatatcttgaccggaataagggtaCATCTATAGATTTATAAATCTACTcgttccttattccgttcattgGGTTTGAAGCATGGATTCCGAaaattccgtgtttgagaatatAATCTATGAGCAAGAAAGCAGCACAATCCATAATTGCGGCGTTCTTGTTTAAAAGcttcatccggaaatttcttgcaaatttgtataaaaaacaCCGCCCTCTCTGAGCTGCAAATAAGGTTATGTTTTACCTAAATCCGTGAATACTTCGTATAAGTATGGTTATCCGGTACTTTAAAAAACCGAAGCTTTAAAGAATATTCCATTTGAACGAAACAGTGGTAcgaacaattccaaacaaacagGGACATTGTTTTGAAAGGTTCAGGTCAGATATCAAGGCCTAGTATCCAGGCTCTAGTAAAAATTACGTTGAGGATAAGGTGTAAAACTCCGATAAGGAATCGTATCTGTCCTTTTCTGTGGTACCTAATGCAACTGGGCAGCTAGCATCaatattcatgttgaatatatcTTGAATATAATGAAGCAAACGCAAAAACAGTCAACTTGGCTAtactaaggaaatatcattcattgtattttaaatttggaaggaaattacattgtaagctttttatttgcaatattataataaatgaaaagatggatttgtgagaaaaatgatgcctgccccaagtaacaatctcaatgcttcgaagatttatgctagttttatataggttttattacggcatgcagaaatgcttaaagttttattttggttttattcagttgtcatttaattagatccgcaagagtacttgagaactacgttttgaattccaatataaaaccacagctctttaggttttataatgctcctgtgttcctcctcagagctaaaaaatggaactgacataaagccagcagttaagttatatgttggttttgatcaagACTTATAAAAGCTGCCAAGCTTCGTAGAGTCCTGTATAAAACCCACATAAAACCTTTACTCCAGAAGAAGACCTGCATAGGAATACGAAGCTTGAAACTACTGCTATGGATAGAAACCAAATTTTCAGCACAATTTGTTTGATCCACGGAAGTTTTTTCATTTCACTTTcagtcgaaaatgaaaaaaaaaaacatgagcaGTTATTTCTATGTCGTgaattatgtaggggaactgttccgatctccatctcactcacTGAAAATACATTCATCTTATCGGAAagtaaagaaatacggcaccaatttcttcgcttctttttgtcaacatgcgaactcctgctgaaaaaaatcacaaatcaaatacctttccattgcaCTACTTtcaatgggatgaacatcggagccatgagttgAAATCCAGAAGCAGTTCCCTTATATATTTAAGTCGTTGAAAAAACTGTTCAAATAGCATTTGCTCAGGAGGggtatgaaaatatgtatttaatccATACATGCTTTGTCAATTTAACACGAGTAAAACACTTTTATGGTACAAAATATACCATTTAACAATTGCCATTATATGCTTTTTGAttgaaatacttatttttaaaagtacTTGCATTCGATGCCGAGGGCAGAAAAAAtttaattatgatttttttatatctgtctacattgtcatgttgtcattatatataaaactaccaagctttaggtttgaccaagataaaacttgctagtcgtaacatggtcttgaaaaaggccaagataaaacttCTAGGTGTTTGAAATGCCCAGATAGGGCCAGTTCAGGAGTGATGGATGGTTATATAGAGGCATTTTttatgcaatcaaagttttattcgaaaaaatgtcgctgatatgaaaaaaataatgaatttcataatcgaaatatCATTCAAATTTCTGTTTCACCTTTACATCGGTAAAATTGGACATCCTAATAAATTTTAGGAACAATTctttgattatttgatcaaccaaagtggttattcattgaaattatttttaaagtaattaactaaggcaattaattaaacttgacaaattctaaataataacaaattaacgaagcgcattgttaaaatactgattatttatcatggtttcaccatgaaaaatccctggcatgccttcaaacatgcatagaacaccacaaagccagatatgaacttttattgaactggctgataataattcttttatttttgttgttgacatgTAATCCACGTATTGCAGGAAgaaaagcatatttttttcgagtacaaacaataaacaaataatcaacctgaGAGTTGACAACTGTTTCATTATCGGCTTATTTCTTGTTGTATCATATAGTCATGaatagggatcctatattaagagatgtgcgaatacttttccagacgatttagcaacgctgttactttcgtaaacaaacgctgccagcacttgccgtggcgcaaaatgttggagctcgaacatgactttgcgtataatggcattttcagatttcgttaactcacgtccaacagtgcattatcactaaaatgaaagtgcaattcaaatgaacaaagtaccatgcataaactagactacttcTACTTGCCAATGTAAaccaaattgtttattcgacaaaacttttcgtaaaatccttttcattacaatcgcaatacctttcaatccacaacaataacaatgttcatttggctcagattctgacagctctcaatgctcgattggctcaagatggccgctttcgcatatctctgaatgtaggatccctagtcaTGAAGTGATTGTATCATGGTTatatattgtcagattttctggatatgatacactgcgcggcgtttgtagtgttcccaaatgggtacttgcacaaaacttcacgcggcgaatgactgtcgaaaggtacggccgcgccaaacaaTACACCGCagtgctattcacccataagaatcaagtaaacggggtgcagaaagcgcggcggtacctttcatgaagggttcgccgcgtgcaattttgagaaaatcaggcaatagtggttctcaaaaccaccaagtctagaggaggttttatgttgcatgttttttgtgagacttgaagtatattataaaaccgttggttctgaactggaacgcatattaggttttaatgattgcaataaaactgggccaactggctgtaacatggttttatagaaatctacaggaggttgtggaaactgcgaggactgcatggatggttttgagattaggttttgaagaacgctataaaactctgatacaaccttAATTGTTATACTTGGGTGGTATtagcatctccaagaaatcaaatgtttttcggttgattggaattaggaacacgaatgaacggaattaggaacaatgtcatttcagatgattggaattaggaccacataattggtcaattttgttttcactagtGGAGCTTAAGTCTATGAATGcatcccaacatattttatttccaattgtatattacggagaaaaagaaaaatttggatagcttcgcggaaataacgcgcagagggcaaTCCCCGCATGGAACAAATCGTACATAGTGTGCGTTGAACTGAACATTATTTATATCAAATCAACTGTCATGAAGTCCATGATTTTAACGGCGTGTTTGCACGTGTGCATAAACATGGAAAGACTAatcatcattaatcattatGTCCTAAGACTCTTATGTTGTTCGTAGTGATCAATATCTACGACGGCTAATTATACCTGGCCAGACCGGGAGGCAATCGTGTTCGGTTTGTAAGGAATCTCACCCAACACCATGATTTGGGTCAGCTTCGAGCGACACACGATCACTCTGGCTGGAAGGACCTGCTTGCTGATACATGCAACATTTCATAAATGTTTCCTTCCTCTGTCAAACTTCACCGGATCCTAGGCAAGCTCcacaactcgcagtggccaggAGAGAGCTCATTGAGCACTTGGACATGCTAATGTCCTTATTTTTTAGATGGAATTGAATGTAGAAATGACAAgaacataaatataaacaaaacatcgtGAATTTAGCATTAGCCACCTTTGATCACTAGCCcggaaaatattcattggagACGGATTCAATTTTCTCAgcttccaaatttttcttgcaatgcgtaatatagaaaatgacactatgtagcgaaattgcagattcaaaatactaaacggcta comes from Armigeres subalbatus isolate Guangzhou_Male chromosome 2, GZ_Asu_2, whole genome shotgun sequence and encodes:
- the LOC134213313 gene encoding mucin-2 isoform X1: MINTKDEVVNWFKELQSYNRIDTMCTLLNMCLPFELRFLGTCLEELGRRDAQELRGIELRVNNPQEFISDIASCQGGEPTDRKNRRKMAMFLALIRACNHTCVNELFKTLEGWGNRDFARLFDEDVLQELLLVYTMATNHPVFSFEQRMICGDIFKNLKNCELKTNSGAGHHHQQQQETDSLSNATPPPTSAGTPLGMAPSSAQTQPPQPGQSQQHPIASQPPQQQPIPMQIPLPPQQAVPPPNQQQVPLPIPGFSQAPIAQMMAGDHMTVDGLQQMQMQIPQDFTMPPPTTVPPHWALRNPVFQVGLDTSFPPPSSSPHLSNPSSPIHSRTASPTRIPTSSVQHRISRNQQPTPSEQQQQRQHHPQHTHPQDHRDQRESQQQAQQQQQPIKSVDESLLLDQTTALTQLQQLRNGFRPSHNTLPRQSNKQSYVNQIQYHHQQQQAHQQQQQSNFHGTNPGLGLAYPMNNLSLIDLTQKSSSDSGSSAGDMSPPETPGLNTTPSNNIGGLIRSRSSNLGRINGRPDKQQQLGSSVIYNQTVAQQQAAVQSQQQVQTQPQFVGGSNDIMVTSATQNLISNSNNNNNTMNISNGNNNSVVSNALLIGAPTQSAGGANLVLGSQPQFPAPYPPYHTAHLATRPALISTHGATTLPPGTAFRSPAAAYHTMQHNGEIIYPYPTQVATVGGGAPLTFLPTASASVVSSTQSLQTIRSAGTSQPPPQTPQQQVQSVQQPPLIQQKVPTAYTPPAIVAAVPLPHPPSATTPTGMYSALSCFNCGSQKHTGLDCQEASMEDVTRNSVYKLDYNAATAQQLAAAIAAGAIPGTNPANAMALVAVAGVPSSTSPPSSVSVASLPLSAVSSAASSASSSSSSSSSSSSSSSSSLTSSSVSSSTTTLPLPPPPQQHGPNLISSSSSNNSSLDASTSVSTQTINNQTDSSSSSTISK
- the LOC134213313 gene encoding rho GTPase-activating protein gacF isoform X2, translating into MINTKDEVVNWFKELQSYNRIDTMCTLLNMCLPFELRFLGTCLEELGRRDAQELRGIELRVNNPQEFISDIASCQGGEPTDRKNRRKMAMFLALIRACNHTCVNELFKTLEGWGNRDFARLFDEDVLQELLLVYTMATNHPVFSFEQRMICGDIFKNLKNCELKTNSGAGHHHQQQQETDSLSNATPPPTSAGTPLGMAPSSAQTQPPQPGQSQQHPIASQPPQQQPIPMQIPLPPQQAVPPPNQQQVPLPIPGFSQAPIAQMMAGDHMTVDGLQQMQMQIPQDFTMPPPTTVPPHWALRNPVFQTSFPPPSSSPHLSNPSSPIHSRTASPTRIPTSSVQHRISRNQQPTPSEQQQQRQHHPQHTHPQDHRDQRESQQQAQQQQQPIKSVDESLLLDQTTALTQLQQLRNGFRPSHNTLPRQSNKQSYVNQIQYHHQQQQAHQQQQQSNFHGTNPGLGLAYPMNNLSLIDLTQKSSSDSGSSAGDMSPPETPGLNTTPSNNIGGLIRSRSSNLGRINGRPDKQQQLGSSVIYNQTVAQQQAAVQSQQQVQTQPQFVGGSNDIMVTSATQNLISNSNNNNNTMNISNGNNNSVVSNALLIGAPTQSAGGANLVLGSQPQFPAPYPPYHTAHLATRPALISTHGATTLPPGTAFRSPAAAYHTMQHNGEIIYPYPTQVATVGGGAPLTFLPTASASVVSSTQSLQTIRSAGTSQPPPQTPQQQVQSVQQPPLIQQKVPTAYTPPAIVAAVPLPHPPSATTPTGMYSALSCFNCGSQKHTGLDCQEASMEDVTRNSVYKLDYNAATAQQLAAAIAAGAIPGTNPANAMALVAVAGVPSSTSPPSSVSVASLPLSAVSSAASSASSSSSSSSSSSSSSSSSLTSSSVSSSTTTLPLPPPPQQHGPNLISSSSSNNSSLDASTSVSTQTINNQTDSSSSSTISK